CAGATGCAAAGCTGCACGTATTCGGCCCGGTGAGGGTTCACGCCGCACCCCCTAACGACACCACCCCAGCTAACGCTGAATTCGTTCTCACGAATCGGGGCGCCGGCGGGCTCCCCTACACCTGGCGTCTGCAGACGGCCGCCGTCGGCGGCGGGTTTGGCGTCAATCCGAATGCGCTTGAAATCTGGGAGTATCCGCAAGATGCAACACCGGGTTGCTGTATACCAAGATTGAGAATCCTTCCCGGCGGCAATCTGGGCTCGGCGCCAGCCCCAGTGACCATTCTGGAGAACGGCACCCTCCAGACGGGTGTGCTGCAAATCTTGGGCGGCGGTGACCTGGCCGAACCGTTCGAGATCAGTGACGCTCACTCAATTCAACCTGGCTTTGTCGTCGCCATTGATCCAGCTCGGCCGGGACAGTTGCGCGTGGCTGACCGAGCTTACGACCGCACCGTCGCCGGCATCATCAGCGGCGCGGGTGGCATCAATCCGGGCCTGACAATGAAGCAGGAAGGAACCGTGGCTGATGGGTCGCAGCCGGTGTCGTTGACCGGTCGTGTTTACTGCTGGGCCGATGCCTCGTATGGGCCGATTGCGCCGGGCGACTTGCTGACCACTTCAGACACGCCAGGCCATGCCATGAAAGTCACCGATCACGCTAAGGCGCAAGGGGCGATCATCGGCAAGGCCATGACCCCGCTGGCCGAAGGCAAAGGTCTTGTGCTGGTGCTGGTCTCGCTTCAGTAATGATATTCGTCCGTTGTCCGTGGATCGTGACTCGTGGATCGTGACTCGTGACTCATGACAAGACAACATACGAATCACGAACTACATTCACGAATCACAAATCACGGATCACGGACCCCGGACCACGATTGACATGGAGGAATTATGATGATCCGACTGATTATCCGCATTGCGGTGATTCCCCTGCTCACCACCGTTGCGTGGGGTCAGGAAGTTGTCCACGAGGTCTTTCCTCAGCGGGTTCCCATGGAAGCGCAGGCCGATCAGAAACAGGCGCCCGTGCCGATCAGCCTCCGGCTGGGCGAGGCGTTCCGGGAAGGCCTCAACGTCTACAATCTGGGTCCGGTGACTTCAGAGCAGATCGCTGCCGCAGACAAGGCGGCAGCCGACAACTACGCCGATGTGCATCCGGGTCCGCAGCGCGTAGGTCTAGTTCGGTCGGTCGGCGCGGTGCCGCTGTCAGTAAAAGAAGGCTCTGCGCTTCGAATCACATTGCCTGATGGAGGGAACTTGTGGACGCTGGCGATCCGGTCTCCGGGCGCGTTCGGTCTCCGCCTTCACTTCACGAATTTTGATGTCGGGGCAGGCTCGGCCATTGTCTACGCCCGGAGTGCCGACGGTGTGATCGTGCGTGGCCCCTACACGGGAAGAGGACCGGGCGGTCGCGGCGAGTTCTGGACCGCCTCGCTGCCGGGGGACACGGCGTTCATCGAAGTCTCTGGAACTGATGGGCCACAATTGGAGGTGGCGGAGCTCCTCCATTTTGACAGGGACCTAACAGGTTCGGTACAGGATCAAGCGGCGACCGCCCAAGTTTTGCCTTGCCATCTCGACGTGATGTGCGCGGATTTTGTCAATCCAATGGCGCGTGATGCGGTCGGGCGGATGAACTTTGTGAAAGATGGTTTAGGCTTTCTCTGCACCGGTACGCTGCTCGAAGACCTCGATGGCGAGACGGTCGTGCCGCACATGCTGACGGCGCGCCATTGCATCAGTACGCAGGCGGTGACCAATACCCTGGAGGTGGTCTGGCTCTGGCAGCAGAGCTCATGCAACGGAACACTCCCCAACTTCGCTTCCTTGCCGCGCAACGTCAGCGGCACGCTGCTCGAAACCAACAATGGGAACGATATGAGCTTCATCCGCCTTGATGGGACTGTGCCAGGTGGCGTCTCGCTGGCCGGCTGGACGAGAGCCCCATTGCCCGATAGACCCTATGGGGTTCACCATCCTGCCGGGTCCTTCAAGCGAGCGACCCTTTTTGATGAACACTTTCTGTTGATTTCAGGATGCATTTTTTTCGATCCTGGCGACTATCACTTCGTCAGGGCGATCAATGGGGTTGTTCAAGGAGGGTCAAGCGGGTCGGGCATCTTCAACAGTGCTGGCCAGATCATGGGTCAGCTCTATGGAATCTGCTGCGGTCTCGGGCATGGTTTGGATTGCAATGAATCCGATTGCTCAAACCGAGACCAATGGCGAGCCGTGTACGGGGAGTTCGACACAACTTTTCCGATCATCGAGAGGTGGCTTAAGCTGGGCGGAACCATTCATGTGGATGGCCGTTTTCGCGGTTCTGAACTAGGCACGCCCGATCAACCCTTTAACACCGTCAATGAGGCCAACACCTTTGCCTGGGATGGGGCGCGGATTAAAATCCAGGCCGGCCCCTATCGAGAACCGGTGACATTCTCCAAACGGTTAATTGTGTTGGCCAGCGGTGGGAGTGTCACGATCGGCCAGTAACAACTCATCGCCGACATGACTGAACGCCCACAGAGCCATGAAAGGAGACCCACTATGAACCTGGTGATGCTCGGGCATGCTCTGCTCTGATACCCATCCCAGGACGCGCGCAAGGGCCGTATGAGGCATCCCATCCCTACCTGGGCAATTATCCGGATGAGGCCAATCCGGATGGCACGAGAATGCCCAAGGGCTCGCTCATGACCGGGATAATTGGTTCATTACACAGACCAAAACCTTATGGAAAGTTCCCCTCACACAGAATATCACCAGTGTTCGCGCCAATGGTCCTGGCGTCATCGTCAAAGAATTAAACGCCACCGACATGCTGGTATTGGACCGCGAAGGGTACGATCATCTGGGCGATCCAACTTATTATGAATTCGAGGGCGAGGGATCACCATTGGCCGGTAATCCAGTGTGATCGGTTCTCCTGCCGACTCGTGCCAAGGTGAGCTTCGTGTGTTTCGTGGGCGATCTTCATAGGAATCGCCCCTATGCTCCGCGCATGCCATGCACCACAATAAAGAGGACTCACACGGAGACATAGAGGGCACGGAGAGGCTCCGTTGGCCGGACTGACCGCCGCTTGACGTGTTGTAGACTCCTCGTGTAGACTTGCGAGCCATTGTGGAAAGAAGGGAGAAGCGTCACATGGCCAGAGAAACAACGAGGCGGAGAGTCAAGAACGAGATACGTTGGACGCCGCGACTGATCAAACACCTGCGTGGCAAACGCACGCAAGCCGAGTTCGGCGCCCTCTTGGGCGCGCCCAAGAACACCGTCTGGCGCTGGGAGGCCGGCCATGCCCAACCTGATGCGAGTTACGCCGCACGTCTCGCAGAACTGGCCCAGCGTGAGCGTTTCTTGAAAGAATGGAACCTTGTCGGCTCGATGCAGCTCATCGGTGAGTTGGAGAGCGCCCAGGCGGAAATCGCTGCCCTCTTCCGCCAATCGCTCGAACGCACGATCCGACACCTAGCGGAGTGACTTGTGTCCGTTTATGTCACTGATACTCATCCTCTCATCTGGTATGCCTCCGGCAAGCACGGGCAACTGTCCAAGAAAGTCCTAGCTGCGTTTCAGGCGGCCTGGCGCGGCAAGACGCTGATCTATGTGCCCGTATTTGTGCTCTGGGAGATCGCGATGCTACTGAAAGTTCGGTGCATTGCGCTGCGGGAACCGTATGGCGATTGGGTCGAGCACCTGATCGCTCAACGGGGATTTGATTTGGCCCCGACGGACACCCGGACGATCACTGAAGCGTACGCCTATCCGTTCCCCGATCCGTTTGATAGTGTGATCACGGCAACAGCAAAAGTGATGGACTTGCCGCTGATCACCAAGGATGAGACCATCAGCGACTCCCAGTTGGTTGATATTTACTGGTAGCTTACTGTCTGACGCCGTTGCGCGGTTGACGACTCGTCCCACCACCTTTCGGTTGCTGCCTTGCCCCCGTTGGACGAATCGGTTTGTTTCATCCCCCCTTCCGCCTGTATACTATCCGGCCTGAAATATGGCGGAAGAGGGAAGGCGGTCATGAGGG
The sequence above is drawn from the Blastocatellia bacterium genome and encodes:
- a CDS encoding type II toxin-antitoxin system VapC family toxin encodes the protein MSVYVTDTHPLIWYASGKHGQLSKKVLAAFQAAWRGKTLIYVPVFVLWEIAMLLKVRCIALREPYGDWVEHLIAQRGFDLAPTDTRTITEAYAYPFPDPFDSVITATAKVMDLPLITKDETISDSQLVDIYW